A region of the Actinomycetota bacterium genome:
TGTCCTGTTGCGTGTGAGGGGTGAAATCCATGGACTATCGCTTTCCGATGAACGGCAGCTTCGACTGGTGGGCGGAGACCCATTCTCCGCGGATCTGCACTTCGATGGGCGCATCGGGCTCCGGCGGCGGGGTGAGATACCCGAGGCCTATCCCCCGGCCGAGCACCGGACTGAAATTGCCACTTGTGACCGTCCCGGAAGAAGCTCCTGCACGCATCGGGTATCCGTGTCGAGCGATCTGTCGGCCGTCCATCACGAACGCAACTCGACACTTGGTCAGGCCCTGTTCCACTTGCCGCCGCAGGGCGGCCTTGCCGACGAATTCGTGCTCCCACGCAACGACCCAGCGCAGCCCCGCCTCCAGAGGGGTGATCGTCTCGTCGAGATCCTGTCCCCAGAGGGGGTAACCCATCTCCAGTCTCAAGGTGTCACGCGCACCGAGTCCACACGGCGTGGCACCGGCATCCAACAATGCGCCGAACATGGCGACGCCGGCCTCTCGCGTGATCGCGATCTCGCCACCGCGTTCGCCCGTGTAACCGGTTCCGGCGATCTGGACCGGTGTGCCACGGAAATCCCCTGTGGTGACCCGGAAGCGCTCCGGAACGAGGCCGAAGACCGCGTTGAAGACCCAGGGCGAGTCGGGTCCTTGAAGCGCGACCATGGCTGTGTCGTCGCGTATCGATTCGATGGTCACCCCCGAGGGTGCTGCGGCGTGAAACCTCGCTCGGATCCCATCATCGTTCGCGCCGTTGGGAATGACCCAGTAGCGCTCGTCTGACCAGCGCCACACGATGATGTCATCGAGGACACCACCCTCTTCATTGAGAGACATCGTGTACTGTGCGGCACCGGGCTCGACGTCGGCGATGTCGTTGCAGAGGAGGCTGCGGAGCAGTTCGGTGCTTCCGCTTCCCTCGACGAGGAACCTGCCGAGGTGCGAGACGTCGAACACGCCGGCCGTTTCTCGAACGGCCTGGTGTTCGCTCAGCACACTCTCGTACCGAACGGGCATCTCCCAGCCCGCGAAATCGACAAACCTGGCGCCGAGTCGGACATGTTCGGTGTGCAACGGGGAACGTGGCATCAGAGCGACTCCTTCCGGCTCGTCATCGTGCGACTCAGCTTAGACATCGCCGGTGGAACCTGATCGTCGCCGATTCAACCGGCCGAGACGTCTTCGACGACGTTCACGTCCGGCGGGCCGGGGATGCGCGTCGGTGTCGCCAGTCCTTCGAGCTGGTCGGGCTCGTCCAGACCGTATTTCACGAGGAGGTGCAGGTAGTCCCGCTGGTAGAAGATCTTGCAGGTCACGTCGGGGTACAGATTCCTCAGCCGGCGAACTTTGCGGTTCTTTCGGGTCACGAGCCGCTGGTTCATCGTGGTGATCTCGATGAACACGTCTTCGTCGGGGAGGTAGAAATCGGGGGCAAAGAAACCGGTTGCGATGCCATCCTCGTCCCATGAGATGGCGAAGGCTCGCGGTTCGTACTCCCAGTCGATCCCGTAGAAGTCGAGAAGTCGTGCGAACTGCCGCTCGCTGTTGTGGGCAAACGCAACCTGGTCGGCGCGCCCGTTCTCGAACGTAGCGTCTTCGTTCAGACGCCCACCTCCGTAGCCTCGGCGTCTTCCTCTTTCTCGGCCCACAGAGCATGAATCTCGCCTTCCAGCTCCTTCTGAACGGGGCCAACGGCGATGCCGAACACTCCCTGGCCACGTCGGAACACGTCGACGACTTCCTGTGAACTGTGGGCTGCGTAGATCGTCTGTCCGTCCGAGAGCAACGTGACGTCGGCGAGAGGACGATCGGACTGTAACTGGACACGGAGAATCCCGATCGCCTGGCGGATCTTCTTGAGGCTCATGCCTGCGTCGAGGAGACGCTTGACCACCTTGAGCTGTACGACGTCGCCGAATGCGTACAGGCGCTGGGACCCGGAGCCCCGAGCGGCCTTCAGTGAAGGCTGCAACAGACCGGTGCGGGCCCAATAGTCGAGTTGTCGGTAGGTGATACCGACGAGATGGCATACTTGCGGTGCTCTGAATCCCTGTTCGCCCACGGTGTCGCTCCTCGGTAGCAGGTTACACGCTCGTAATTCGGATGCTCAAGTTACCGGCGAGACAGGTGAGTTGTCAACAACCTCTGTGGATAACTCGGTCGGACCGTGGCTCGTGTTGCCCCGCACTCCCCCGCGCCGGCTCGTGTTGTCTGTAGAGGGCGGCAGGGCAGCCTTGCGAAGTCGAGGGGGCCTACCTTGCGCACGCATCCACGAGACGTTCGAGCTGACCGGGAACGCCGACTCCGACGAGGACGTCTCCGGGCATGAGGACGAGATCCGGGTCGGGGTTGAAGAGGAGTTCGCCGGTTTCGGCATGCTCCACGGCCAGGACCATCGCGCCGGAACGTTCCCGAATGGCCGCATCCTTCAGGCTCCTGCCGGCAATCCCACAGCCGTCGTGCACCGGTACACGCTGGACGCGATACTCGACGGGGCCCTGGCTGGCGATGAGATCGATGAAATCGGCAAGTTCGGGTTGGATGACAAGGGACGCCAGCCGCCGGGCCCCGACACTCTGGGGCGAAACCGCCCGGTCGGCTCCGGCGAGGAGCAGCTTGTGTTCGGCTTCCATGTCCGAGGCCCGAGCAACGACTATGAGGTCGGAGTGCAGAGCTCTTGCGGACAGGACGATGACCAGGTTGTCGGAATCGGAGTTCACCGCGGCGACGAGGGCCCTGGCCTTTCGGACGCCGACGAGCTCGAGTGTCTCATCGTGTGTGGCATCACCTTCAACGACCAGAGCGCCGGCCTCGCGAGCGCGATCGGCAGCCGATCGTTCACGTTCGATGACTGCGCACGGGACCTTGCGTTCCTGGTGAATCTCCCACACACCCTTGCCGACACGCCCCCAGCCGCAGATGATCGTGTGACCCGTCAGACGTCCGGTTTTCTGCTCCATTTGCGCTCGCCTCCGTTCCGAGATGCTCTCGACCGCCATTTCCAGGACGGCAGTCGCGGTGAAGAACAACGTCCCGACGCCCACGATGATCAAAGCTATCGTGAGGACACGTCCTGTCTCCGAGAGCGGCACCACTTCCCTGAATCCGACCGTAGAGATCGTGATCACGACCATGTACAGTGCCTCGAGAAAACCTGCGTGCTCCAGGATGACGAATCCAAGCGTTCCCAGCACGACCACGGCGACGAGCACGGCCGCCCCGATGCGGATCCTGCCGGTGCTTGTCATCCCCCCGGTGGCCCTTCCGGTGGGGCAAAATCCTCAGGTGTGACTTCATCGAGGAACTCCCTGAATTTCTCGATCTCGGACTCCTCGTCCTCGTCACGAATCTCGATGCCGGCATCGTCGATGACCTCCGCCGAGGCGAAGATCGGCGCGCCTGTTCTCGCCGCCAGGGCAATGGCGTCAGATGGTCGCGCCGAGACGTGCACCTCTTTCCCCTCCTGATCGAAGACGAGGTCGGCGTAGAACACGGCGTCACGCAGTTCGGTGACCTCGACCCTCGCCACGGTTCCACCGAGAGCGTCGGCGACCAACTTCAGCAGATCGTGGGTCAGTGGGCGCTGGGGTACCAGGCCTTCTACGGCATAGGCGATGGCGGTCGCTTCGACTGCACCAATCCATATGGGCAGGAACCGTGTACCGGCCGTCTCGCGCAGAAGTACCACCGGCTGGTTCGTCGGCAGTTGGAGGCGCACTCCGATCAGCTCCACGGGGATACGGTCGCTCACAGACTCAGCCTATCACCGCCCAAACGCGTACTCTGCCAGCAAGCCGGGCTCGTCCTTGAACCGGGCGAGATCCAATACCGCCCAGATCGAGCGTAGGTTGCGGTAGTACCCTTCCCAGTCGAGGCCGTAGCCGAGCAGGAACTCGTCTCCCACCTCGAATCCTCGATATTCGACGGGGACATCGACGATGCGGCGCGGCACCTTGTCCAACAACGCAACGGTCCTCAAGCTCGCCACGTCTCTCGTGGAGAGCAGCCGTCGTAGAAATGTCAGAGAGAGCCCGGTATCGACGATGTCCTCGACGATGAGCACATCCCGATGTTCCAGCGAAGTCTCCGTGTCCATGGAAACACGAGCCCGTCCTCCTTCGGCGAAACGGTTCAGCAGAAGAAAGTCGATCTCGCAATCACCGGTGATTGCGCGTGAGAGGTCGCTGAGAAAGGGAAGAGACCCCGCAAGAACACCTACCAGGACGGGGACGGTGTGGGCATAGTCGGCACTGATGAGTCGACCGAGCGTTGCGATGCGGCTCTCGAGAGCCTGCTTGGTGATGACTTCGACGACCGGCTCAGCCATTGCTCCACAACCATGACCAGTAACGTCCCACCCATCCAAGTGCATCTCTCAGGGTCGGAAGATGAGAAGAGTCGGCGCCGACGAGCGCGGCCTCCCCGGCACGTTCATCGCCGATGGTGGCGGTGACCACCGGGATCACGCCTTGGAAGCCGGTGCGCAGGGTGACGGTTTCCTCCTTTGCGGCGAACGTCTTCACGGTGGAGTCGGCAGCCATGTCCTGCACGTCCGCGGAGGACCGCCGCTGTGCGTAGGTGACTCCCTTCATGATCACTTCGATCACTCCGAATTCCGTCGCACCGTAGTCGAGCAGCGCCGCCGCATCGGCGAAGCTGTCCGTCGATCCCATGACGACCGCGTAGAGTCGGCGGCCCGAGTTCTCTGCTGCTGCGACGAGGACGAGGCCGGCTTTGCCCGTGTAGCCCGTCTTGACGCCGATGGCACCTGCGTAGCTGCCAAGGAGCTGATTCGTGTTGTGGACGATTCGTTCGGTTCCATCCGGTGCATCCGGAAGTCTCGCCGTCTGCGTACGGACCAAGGTTGCGAAGAGAGGGTTCTTCATGGCGACCCTCGCCATCGTCAGGAGGTCGCGGGCGCTGGTGAAGTGTCCGGGTGCATCCAGCCCGTGCGGATTGACGAAGTGAGTGTTCTCGAGTCCCAAAGAGCGAGCTTTTCCGTTCATCAAGGCCACGAAATCGTCCACGCTGCCACCAACACCTTCGGCCACCGCCACGGCGGCATCGTTGGCCGAACGAACCAGCATCGCGGTGAGAAGGTCTCTGAGCGTCCACGTCTCCCCCTCGACGAGACCGGCTTCGGCTTCTCCGATCCCTGCGGCGCGAGCACTGATCCGGATGGGATCATCGAGGTTGCCTTGCTCGAGAGCAACGAGTGCCGTCATGATCTTCGTCGTCGAGGCCATTGCTCGCCGTTCGTCGGCATTGTGCTCTGCAAGGACACGATCGAAGGTGTCATCGTAGAGAATCCACGCCTCTGCGGTCACATCTGGGGGAGCCCCGGAAAAGGCACCGTGGACCGGCAGGGGCGGCACGTCGCGTATGGCGCCGGCCGCCGGGGTGGCAGTGGCGACCATGGCGACGATGGACAGGAGAACGAGTGTGATCCGGCGCATCTAAGACCTCGGAGCCTGTTCCCGTGTTTGCGCCGTCTCGATGACGGACACCGGAGTACCGGGTCGTGGGTGGGGAGAACCGGAAACGTCGAGGCTCGTTCGGTGCATGATCTGTGGCTTCGGCTCTTACTCTGCTGCCATGAGTGCGCGCAGTTGCTCCGAGAGAGCGGCGCTTCGCATCTTTGCGATTGCGTCTGCGCAGGCGGCGAGCGTCTCGGCGGCTCGTTGTCGTGCCTCCGGGTTCCTGGCGCGTAGCAGTGCAGCCGTGAGGGCCTCCAACAGTTCGGCATCCCGCTCGCTGGAGATGCGGACGGAGCGCAGGTGACGGCCCTCGAGGCCGTAGGCGAGCAACCTCTGCGCCTGGGTGGCGACGGCTACCTCTTCGGCCGAATAGCGCTCGGGTGTTCCCTCCTCCGGTCTCACCACACGGTTGTCGATCAGATCGCTCAATTGCCGAGAAGACAGTCCGGTCAGTCGCCGAAGCTCGTTGCGATCGACTTCTTGGCCGGCGGGCTGGAAGAGCTGTTCCGGTGGTGGGCCGGCAGGTGCGGGAACCGGCATCTCTTCTCCGCGTTCCCACATCGTCAACTTCGACTTGATCACTTTCAGAGGAAGGAAGTGATCTCGCTGTTGTTGGAGGATGTAGCGGAGCCGGGCCACGTCTTCGTCAGAGAAGGACCGATAGCCCGAAGCGCTGCGACTCGGATTGATCAGGCCTCGACCTTCCAGAAACCGTACTTTCGATACGGTCAGGTCCGGAAACTCATCCTTGAGGAGGGTGATCACCTCGCCGATCGACAACCCTTCACTCATTGCCTTTGGCCACCACGAGATGAAACTTCCCGACGATCACCTCGTCCCCCGTCTTGAGCGTTGCCCTATCGACACGCTCTCCGTTTACATAGGTACCGTTGGTTGAGCCGGAATCTTCGACGATGAGGTTGGTACGGTCGAGAATCAACCGACAGTGGTGGCGAGAAACCGTGATGTCATCGAGGAAGATGGCAGAGTCCGGATGTCGGCCGACGGTGGTCGTCCCCTCCTGGAGAACCCATCCCATGCCTGCCCTCGGGCCACGTTTGACGAGAAGAATATGGTCCCCGGAAAGCGTTGCTTCCGCTGCCTCCGGGACCAGCGCGGCCATCTCGGGTACGAAGGTCATCGTCGGTTCGTGCTCGATGGAGATCCCACAGACGGGACATTGAGCCGCGTCGTTGGGAATCTCGGCATGACAACTGGGACAGTGCATTACCCGTATCGTAGCCGCCGATCACTGCACGCTGTGCAATGCGTGAGGAGCGACCGGGCATCGTGTGCATATGAAGCGACCGCGCCCTCGACCTCGGGCAAGACGGAATCGTTGCGTGCAGACGTCAGGCGTGGGCCGTCAGCTCCGCATACGCAGCCGCATCCAGCAGAGTGGCGGCCTCTGCGGCGTCGGTCGGCTGCATGAGCGCAATCCAGCCTTGGCCGTAGGGATCGGCGTTGATGAGCTCCGGGTGATCGGCAAGGGTCACGTTGACGGCCACGACGGTGCCCGAAATCGGAGCGAAGACGTCGGACACCGACTTGGTGGACTCGAGTTCACAGAGCGAGTCTCCCTTCGCATACGTGGTTCCCACATCGGGGAGATCCACATATACGACGTCGCCGAGAGCATCCTGAGCGAAGTCACTGATGCCGATGCGGATCTTGCCGTCCGGTTCCTGGAGTATCCACTCGTGATCTTCGGTGTAGCGCCTATCTTCTGCAACCTGCATTCGGCTCTGCCTCCTGTTGCTTCACGGCAGCTTACAGCGCCCTGCGTACATCCCCGACGTAGAGGACGGCCACCCACCAGTACAGAACCAACCCGACCACACCGAAGCTCCACGCGATCGCGGCGAACAGGCTCGGGAGCAACGAACCGTGGGAAACGTAGAAGGCGGGAATCGCTCCGTAGAGGATGAATGTGGCGAGTTTACCGAGCCGGCGAACATCGATCTTCTTGCCGTGTCCTGCGAGGAACAGCGCACCCGCCCCGACGAGTACATCCCTCACCGCGATCCCGATGCCGAGACCGAGGGGAATCACCCCGACGAACATCCCGCCGATCACCGCGGTTGCGATGGCGAGCCGGTCGGCAAGCGGGTCCAGCACCTTTCCGAGTTCGCTCACCTGGTTCAGACGTCTGGCGAGGTAGCCGTCGATCCAGTCGGTCCAGCCGATCAGAAGGAGGAGCCATCCTGCCGCAGCCGCTTCGTTTCGGCTGAATGCGAGCCATGCGAAGATGCCGACTCCAACCAGGCGCAGCGCCGAGATCAGGTTTGGGATGGTGAGAATCAGTGCGTTTGCTCCACGACATAGCACGCGACGAGGTGCTCGGGACTTGTCTCGATGAGTTCAGGATGAGGGTTGGTACGACACTGCTCGGTGGCCCATCGGCAACGTTCGATGAACCGGCAGAGGGGAGGCGGATCGATCGCCTTGGTGATGCCGCCTTCGATCTCGACGTCAGGCCGTTCGTAACTGGGGTCCGGAACGGGAACGGCGGAGAGGAGCGCTCTGGTGTACGGGTGGAGTGCGTTTGCGAGCAGGTCTTCGGTTCTGGCGATTTCGACGATCTTGCCGAGGTACATCACCGCGATCCGGTCGCACATGTAGCGTGCAACGGCGAGGTCGTGGGTGATGTAGAGGTAGGAGACGCCGAATTCTTCGGCGAGTCGAAGCATGATGTCCATGATGGAGATGCGGATGCTCACGTCGAGCATCGACGTCGGTTCGTCGGCCACCACGAATGCAGGGTCGATAACGAGGGCACGAGCGATGGCGACTCGTTGCCGCTGACCGCCGGAGAGTTCGTGCGGGTACCGGAACAGGAACGTGGTCGCGGGTGTGAGTCCGACCATCTCCAGCAGCTCGGCGACACGGTGCTCCCGTTCGGGGAGCCGCCCGATGCCTTGCACCTGGAGTGGCTCTGCGATCGTGTCGAAGATCGTCCGCCGGGGGTTCATGGACTCGTACGGGTCCTGGAAGATCATCTGAACCCTGCGGCGGAAGCGTTTCATGCCGTCCCTGCCGATGTCGGAGACGTTGAGCATCTCCTCCCCGTCTCGCAGCAGGATATCTCCGCCCGTAGGGGCGTCGAGGCGGGCGAGAATGCGACCGGTCGTCGTCTTTCCCGAACCGGACTCCCCCACCAGGCCCAGACTCTCACCTGCTGCGATCTCGAAGCTGACGCCATCGACCGCGTGAATGAACTGCGTTGCCTTGCGGAAGAGGCCACGTCCCAGAGGGAAGAGCTTCTGTAGGTGCTCGACTTTGATGAGGGGCTGCTCCGTCTGTTGCTTCAGCGTCATGGTTCCAGCCTCCCGAGTTCCGGGACTTCCTCCGAGTGCCAGCAGGCGACACGGTGCCCTTGCGAGATCTCATCGAACGGCGGCTCATCGGTTGCACAGATCTCTGTCGCCCACGGGCACCGTGGGTGGAATCTGCAGCCTGTCGGCGGATCGAGGAGGTCGGGCGGCTCGCCTTCGAGGGGAGCGAGTTTGCGCCTGGGCCCTCTGACGCTCGGCGTCGATGCGAGCAGGAGGTAGGTATACGGATGGGCAGGGCGGGGGAACACCTCTGCGGTGTCGCCGAGTTCGACGAGTCTTCCCGCGTACATGACTCCGATGCGATCACTGACCTCCGCGATGACGGCGACATCGTGGGAGATATAGATGATGGCCATCCCGAGCTCCCGCTGCACGTGCTTCAGCTCGGTCAAGATCTGGTCCTGCACGATGACATCGAGGGCGGTCGTCGGCTCGTCGGCGATGATGATCTTGGGATCACACGACAGCGCCATGGCAATGATCGCCCGCTGACGCATGCCTCCCGAGAACTCGTGAGGATACCGGTCCATCATCGCGGCCGTCAGTCCCACGAGTTCGAAAAGCTCGGCGATACGCTCGCGCCCCTCTGTCTCCATCATGTCGGGGAAGTGCAACTCCATCGCTTCCCAGATCTGATCGCCGATCTTGTAGACGGGATTCCAGGCGTTCATGGCACCCTGGAACACCATGGAGATATCACTCCAGCGGTGGTGGCGCATTTCCTCGTCGGAGATATGCGCGATGTCCGTACCGGCAAGGATGACCCGACCACTGACGATCTTTGCGTTGTCCGCAAGCAACCGGATCAGCGTCATGGCCACGGAGGTCTTCCCACACCCCGACTCCCCCACCAAGCCCAGAGCTTCGCCTTGGGCGAGGGTGAAGCTGACGTTGTCGACGGCCTTGACCTCGCCTGCCTTCACCATGTAGTGCATCGTGAGGCGATCAACCTCGAGTACCAATTGTGCCGTTCGTGACTCTTGGTCCAAAACCATCTCCCTACCGTTTCCTCAGCCTCGGGTTGATGATCTCGTCCATCGCCCTTCCGACCAGGTAGAACGAACCGGCCAGGAGCGTCACCGACAGGCCTGCGGGAAAGAGCAGCCACCAGTAACTGGCGCTCGACAGCAGGTATCCCTGCGAGTTTGCCGTGTAGATCATGATCCCCCAGCTCATATTGATGTTCATCAATCCGAGGAAGGACAGTGTCGCCTCGATCGAGATCGCATCCGTGACCGAGAACATCATGTAGAGAAAGCTCAAGGGAAGCACATTGGGGATGATGTGCCGGAAGATCAGATGCATTCGCCCGCCCCCGGCTACACGGGCAGCGTCGATGAATGGCTTCACCGCCACCGAAAGGGCTTGAGACTTCAGGATGATGGCGGTGCCCCCGAAGCCGGACAGTAGTCCAATCATGATGGCGAGGTGGAGCAGCTGGAAGTGGATCAGCGCCGACAGCACGATCAAGATGGGCAGGAACGGCACGAGGATGATCAGGTCGGCAAGCCTCATGAACAGGGTGTCGACGATTCCCCCGAAGAACGCGGACACCGCGCCGACGGTCGTGGCTATTCCGACGGTGACGAGGGCCGCCACGATACCGAGCATGAATGCGGCGCGCGTGCTGAACATGAGCTGAGAGAGCACGTCACGGCCCAGTGGGTCCGTACCCAACAAATGGGCGCGCGATGGAGGCGCCGGCTGCAGCGTGATATCCATCGTGTCGCCCACCTTCAGCATCGGATTCAACAGGCGCGCGCTGAAGAGATCGATCTGTGTGTTCGTATCGGTGACCTCGTTGTCGGGAACGACCACTTTCTCTTGGAGAGGAGCGTCGTAGCCGATGACAGGGTCGTAGATGGTCGGGTTCCAGACGTACTTCATGAGAAGCGGATGAGAGAGCGCCGCGAGTCCGTAGATCATGATGATCGCGAGGCCGACCAGTCCGATCCGACTCTCGACGAAAGAGGACCAGCCGTTGCGGAATCCGCGCCAGGCGAGTCGGAGACGCACACGCCACAACGGCTCCTGGATCAGGTGAGGCGTCTCTGGGACCATCAGCCGGTCGGCCATCGTCAACCTCCGACTCGAATCCGTGGATCGAGGAACATGTACAGGATGTCGACCACCATGTGAGCGAGCAGCGCAAGGATCGCGATGAACGTGAACGCTCCGATGACGAGCGGGATGTCTTCGGCAAGCGCAGCGGTCAGCAGTGTCCGCCCCATGCCGGGCCAGGAGAAGACTTCTTCGGTGATCACGCCCCCACCGATCAGAAACGCAAGTCCGATCACGAGAGAGGTCGTTACCGGGAGTAAGGCGTTTCTGGCAGCGTGCTTGTCGCGGATCACCTTCGTCGACAGACCTTTCGCTCTGGCCGTCAGGATGTAGTCCTCACGCAGCGTTTCGAGCATCGAAGCTCTCGTCAGCAGCATCGTCCCACCGAATCCGATGAGCGACAGGGTGATCGTCGGCAGGATCAGATGATCGCCGATGTCGAGGGCGTACGGCAGCAGTACGCTCCACACGGTCATCCACCAGATGACCGTCGCACCTATGAAGACGATTCTGCCCGCCCAGATCACCCGCCTCCCGACGATCCGGTTGTGCCTTCTCCTCCCGATCATCTCGGTGATGACGAGCGCAGTGCCGAGCAGGGCGACGGTCAGCAACATCCTGTTGAAGACATAGTTGGCATTGAATGTATCCGGTTTGTCCAGCCATTTCTCGACCGTGAGGAACTTGCCGCCCGGAAAGAGCTTGAAGTCGAAGGAGAACGTTCGGATCATCAGGAGAGCGAACCACGGATAGAACACGGTCTGAAAGAAGACGCCCGTGACCGTTATCAGGTTCTCTCCCCGCTTCCCCCTCCGCCAGGCGAGGATCTTGCCGGATTTGAAACCCATCCAGAACGAGAGGAGTGTCGCGAAGACGAAGAGTGCGACGGTGCGGGGAATGCGTTCCTTGAGGATGTCCGAGACTTCCCGGGGGTATTCGGAGAAGGAAACACCGAGGTTTCCGGTCACGAAGTTCTGCATGTAGCGGACGTATTGGTCCCACGCCGATCCGGTGAGGCCGAGACGTTCCGCGTACTGCTGGCGCGCCTCCGGTGGGATCTTCGGATTGGAGAGGAACTGGTCGCTGATATCACCGGGCTGTGCCTGCAAGAGGAAGAAGGTTGCAGTGAGGAAGACGAAGAAGACGAGCACGTTCTGGAGCGTGCGCTTCCCGATGTACTTCAGCAATCTCTGCCTCCTCGCACGTCCTGCAGGCTGTGGGAGCTTAACACCGTCGAAAGGAGGGGAGGGCTCTCGCCCTCCCCTCCTTTCGCATTGTGTTGTCGGTTGCTCAGTCGCTCATCTTCACGGCGGCCGGCATACCGTTCAGGTTCGCCAATCCATCCAACACGTCCGTGAAGGGGAAGATCAGCTTGCTGTTGTACGCCTCGAGCACCGGTGTGGTGAACAGGACCAGATAGGGAAGATCCTTGACGATCTTCGCATCCATTGCCTGCACCGCCTTCTTGGCCTCGGGGATGGTCGTCGCTGCCAGGAACTCCTTCGCGAGTGCGTCGAAGTCGGCGTTGTTGTAGCCGGGGGTGTTGAACCCACCGTTCGCCGAGTCCTGCCATGAGGCGAAGAACGCTTCGTGGAAGTCCGGGAGTGCCGGGTTTCCGAGACCCCAACCAAGGATGTACATGTCCCAGTCCTTGGCCTTTTCACCTTCCGCGAAGACCTTGTCGACAATGACGTTGAAGCCGGTGGCGTTCGCCTTGACGGGAACACCCAGCCAACCGGCCCATTGGGCGATCCAGATCGAGGCCGTCGACCGCAGCGGGTCGTAGCCGGGTCCGGGA
Encoded here:
- a CDS encoding ABC transporter permease, whose product is MLKYIGKRTLQNVLVFFVFLTATFFLLQAQPGDISDQFLSNPKIPPEARQQYAERLGLTGSAWDQYVRYMQNFVTGNLGVSFSEYPREVSDILKERIPRTVALFVFATLLSFWMGFKSGKILAWRRGKRGENLITVTGVFFQTVFYPWFALLMIRTFSFDFKLFPGGKFLTVEKWLDKPDTFNANYVFNRMLLTVALLGTALVITEMIGRRRHNRIVGRRVIWAGRIVFIGATVIWWMTVWSVLLPYALDIGDHLILPTITLSLIGFGGTMLLTRASMLETLREDYILTARAKGLSTKVIRDKHAARNALLPVTTSLVIGLAFLIGGGVITEEVFSWPGMGRTLLTAALAEDIPLVIGAFTFIAILALLAHMVVDILYMFLDPRIRVGG
- a CDS encoding ABC transporter ATP-binding protein; this translates as MVLDQESRTAQLVLEVDRLTMHYMVKAGEVKAVDNVSFTLAQGEALGLVGESGCGKTSVAMTLIRLLADNAKIVSGRVILAGTDIAHISDEEMRHHRWSDISMVFQGAMNAWNPVYKIGDQIWEAMELHFPDMMETEGRERIAELFELVGLTAAMMDRYPHEFSGGMRQRAIIAMALSCDPKIIIADEPTTALDVIVQDQILTELKHVQRELGMAIIYISHDVAVIAEVSDRIGVMYAGRLVELGDTAEVFPRPAHPYTYLLLASTPSVRGPRRKLAPLEGEPPDLLDPPTGCRFHPRCPWATEICATDEPPFDEISQGHRVACWHSEEVPELGRLEP
- a CDS encoding ABC transporter permease subunit, with protein sequence MVPETPHLIQEPLWRVRLRLAWRGFRNGWSSFVESRIGLVGLAIIMIYGLAALSHPLLMKYVWNPTIYDPVIGYDAPLQEKVVVPDNEVTDTNTQIDLFSARLLNPMLKVGDTMDITLQPAPPSRAHLLGTDPLGRDVLSQLMFSTRAAFMLGIVAALVTVGIATTVGAVSAFFGGIVDTLFMRLADLIILVPFLPILIVLSALIHFQLLHLAIMIGLLSGFGGTAIILKSQALSVAVKPFIDAARVAGGGRMHLIFRHIIPNVLPLSFLYMMFSVTDAISIEATLSFLGLMNINMSWGIMIYTANSQGYLLSSASYWWLLFPAGLSVTLLAGSFYLVGRAMDEIINPRLRKR